Proteins from one Mesoplodon densirostris isolate mMesDen1 chromosome 1, mMesDen1 primary haplotype, whole genome shotgun sequence genomic window:
- the LOC132484573 gene encoding cytochrome c oxidase subunit 7B2, mitochondrial, which yields MMFPLVRNALSSLRIRSIQQIRARQSPSKHSPDFHDKYGDILLAGGTTFCVVVWVFTATQVGIEWNPSPVGRATPKEWNDE from the coding sequence ATGATGTTTCCCTTGGTCAGAAATGCACTAAGTAGTCTCAGGATTCGAAGCATTCAGCAAATTAGGGCAAGACAGAGCCCCTCAAAGCACTCACCAGATTTTCATGACAAATATGGTGATATTCTACTAGCCGGCGGAACCACTTTCTGTGTTGTTGTATGGGTGTTTACAGCCACACAGGTTGGAATAGAATGGAACCCCTCCCCTGTTGGCAGAGCCACCCCAAAAGAGTGGAATGATGAGTAA